A segment of the Phoenix dactylifera cultivar Barhee BC4 chromosome 15, palm_55x_up_171113_PBpolish2nd_filt_p, whole genome shotgun sequence genome:
CTTActccatttttttaatttttttttgttttttaaaaaaaagttaaatcaATTAAATGGCAGGTCAGTTTGAGCTGCATTCAACTGCAGAATAAATTAAGAGGATAATAAAACTTATCCGGGCACTATTAAAAGAATAGGATTTCTTCcaagttttttttatatatttgattgGATGTATATTTAAACAAATAAAGTGTATTTAATATGTATCAAATTTCATGATTTCATCACAAAAATCAGATTatagtaataaaaaaaaatagttgaaGCGAATAATTTTTTCCCTTTAATCATATAAATTTATTCTACTAACATGATGCAATAGGATTATATCTTTTTCATAGTATAAGTCTAGTCTTTTCCAGGCAACATATCCAAGGGTAGTCTTTAGTCTCCATCGAGTTCTAGTGATACAACAACTGCAGAGAGAAGACAGCCACTATTCCTTGTTGAAGATGATATCACTGCATACGTGAGTTGGTATCGTGGCAACCTCAGTAGCTGGCCAGCCTGATAAGCCAAAACTCACAGACAAACTCGTCCGCCCACAGTTCTAAATTCCGAATAAACATGGAAGGAAGGAGACGAAGAGGACGAAGTGGGAGCAGTTTACAAGTATTGAGTCACCAAATGTATGATTGAGATGGTTATGTGGATTGTGGACTTCAGCTACAACGTCAATATAGCGTGGGTTGCAGTTTTCAGCCTCCCATttccataaattttttttttttaaaaaaaaaaaactggggACGAGAATGCAATTTGGACTGCATGGACTTAACCTAACTTAACACGTAAGTTGGATTAGTTGATTtggtttatatatttttttgttcatGCGGATTGAAATTGGGtttctaaatattttatttgttttaaaattggGTTGGATTTGGAGTGAAGGATCAGAGCCTCAAACAACTTGAGTTGGTACTAACCCACCTTCCTGTTGAGGAATTTGTCCCGCATCTACTTTAGATCGAGACGATTCTTAGAAGCAAGCTAAGGTAGCTCCCCCTAACCTCATCCAATCTAATAGCATTCAAGTTTATTAGAAATTACATCTTGGGTACTTGCTTTGCTTTTATTATCTATTGATATGAAATTTGAGAAGAATGGCATGCTTGCCTTATCAAACATACAAAAAAGTGGGGAAAAATGTCTTGGATAAAATTTGAGATTTGGGTTAGAATTAGATATTAGCATGTAGGGTCTTGGTCAGGTTGGCCACATCCATACCTAAACTTGAAAGACTTTTGTTATATCCAAGCCTGAGGTCAAATGTAATAAAAACTCTAATATTGAGTTATAATGCACCCACATGCTATCTTCAATTTTTTGGATTTCTAATAGACTTATTTATCTGGGATAAATtgacttttgattttttttttttggatacaaAATGATCTCCACAGGACTCAAATCCATAACATTGCATTTATCAAACCAAGCCTCAACTATTTCACCATGCAACAATCCCAACTATCACAAAATTGTGAAGCGCAAAAGATAGCAATGAtacaaaaatacaaaaatattatatataggaCTGCATTTATTCAgcaaaaatatgtatttatgtatttatatatttactTTTGCTAGAATGTATATACAAATATGTGCATATTAAGACGGGTTTTCAAGTTTCCGGGTATGGAAGTACTTATACTCAAAGCTAGTTtaacaaaatttcagatctaattttACAATCaaaatcctatattttgggtcgATTATGAATCAGATTAAGATTCTATATAACACCCCTAATTAGATTTTCTCTTGAGCAAGCAGTATTAGATATTTTTAAAATAGGAGTTTGATATGCATTAATTCCAAAGGTGGGAaggcggaaaaaaaaaaaaaaaaccaaaaacccACAAGGGTGCGGTATCATCACCGACAGTGCTCCTTACCTAAAGGAAAGCGACACAGGCAAACTATTGGCCACGTCCACCTCACGCCAATCCCAGCCAGGCAACAGATAAATATCTCCTCCGCCCGCAGAAAACGTCGCATGCCGGGATAACTGTTGctgtctctttttttatttattcatgCACTACAACTAAACTAAGACATATATATGCCAAGACCAGATTTAATACAATTAAACTAAAATATATTCCAGAGCTTCGAAGATAACACTAGAAGATTCGTCGGATCTAACGCCACTCTTAGGTCGGTATGCATAGAttacataaaataatatataaaatagcAATAATATCATAcggataatatttttttgatttttatatattttatttgctaatttataaagatatatttttactaaattgatttaataaagttgattttatcaaaaaaatataataaaataagaatAGTTATATTACCATATGTAGCATaaacttaggcttgggatggGCGGTTAAAAAACTTCTAcaattgtaccaaaaaaaaaagaaaaaaaagcttccACAACAATCCAATGAGTTCCATCGTCGCCTCCTTTAAAACCGCGAAGCCTCCCTCGTCCCTGACCATTCCAATTTCTATACCACTCTAATCTTAATTCCGAAATATCTACCCCTCTCTTATCTCTCTTTGTCGAAGTGAGATGGCGGCGGAGTCGGAGAGCGAGGTGGGGAACGCGGAGCAGCGGGTGagggaggcggaggcggaggcggcggggggcggggggaggccgagattccacCCGATCGTCGTCGGCGTGATGCGCCCGCCGCCGCCCCGGGACCGGGGGCCGGCGCCGCCGGAGGGGGCGGCGGACCGGATCGTGCTGGTGAACCCGCTGACGCAGGGGATGGTGGTGCTCCAGGGGAACCCGGAGCTGGTGGCGGAGCTCCTCTCTGGGAGGGAGGACGGCGGCTCGCCGCCGGCGTCGAGGGCGTCGATCGAGGCGATGAAGACGGTGGAGGTcgggcaggaggaggaggagtgccCGGTGTGCCTGGACGAGCTCGCGGGAGCTGAGGCGGTGGTGGTGAAGGAGATGCCGTGCCGGCATAGGTTTCATGGGCTGTGCATCGAGAAGTGGCTGGGGATGCACGGGTCGTGCCCCGTGTGCCGGTTCCGGAtgccggcggaggaggagggaggctcGAAgaaaggcggcggcggcggcggcggcggagaagaGGGGGAGGCGAACGGagacaggaggaggaggagggaggtatGGGTTACGATCAGTTTCAGGCGTGGGGAGAGCAGAGATCGGCATCAGGTCGAAGCGGGCGATGCTGTTGATATGGAGGCAGATTGATGGAGTCTGAGTTttgcccttttcttttcttttcttttctttttctttattttagatttttttgtaAAGGGGTTTTTCTCCTTTTGTTCGTGGAGACagatgatgataatgatgatatATGAAGCAAGCGAGGATGGTTAGCATATACTtttatctttcatatttatgGTCGAGAGAAGTAGATAAATCAAAACAGATATAATTATCATTTAAAGTAATTGGTGATCATAATAACCACTAGTGAATCATGGGACGATAATGAAATGCAATTGAATCCAATCCTAGACCAGTTCATTCAATCCTAGAAAAAGGGATTGCGGTTTAACCTAACATTCCTTCAGCGAACGTTTATCGATTCATATATATTTGCATATTTGATGATTGGCATGCTAATATCAATGGATATGAACTCCAAGAGTTTTAATCCTTGATAATTTACGGTCGAACTTGGTATCTCATTTGATGATCACAGCCATGCGTTGTTCGCCGATTGCATGGAGCCTGTGCATTATATGGTTTTAAATTCCAATTGCTATAAACATCTTTGGCCACTTATTAAGCATGGTGTCATTCTACATTTCTTTGATGGTGGTCACATGCCTTCATGAAATCCACTCTAATTGTGCTTCTTCCAAAGGTTTGCCAACCCCACCAAGCCTTCTATGCTCCGCGTTGCATGAACTTATTGCCAAAATTCTAGCAAACAGATTAGACCAGTTTTACCTAATCTTATTTGAGTGGAGAAAGCGGGTTCTGTCTCCAATGGGTCTATGGCTTTCAATTGGCAGTAGGCAAGGGCTCAATTATTTCTCTTCTTAATCATCCTCGGCTTTCCGCAATTCTTTTAGACTAGACGCCATACACCTTCAACTCCTTGGAACATTGCAAGATGATTTCAAGGTTGCAGACCTTTTGACTCCCTCAAGAGCCTGAATCTTGTCTTTGTTGCATCAATTTTTCTGCTGATATGATGCATATGATCATTTCTATCTCCACCTCCCATTCTAATCGGTCTTATAGGCTTTGTTGCGGCTCCTCTCACCATTCTTCTTTCATGGTTATGGACATTTATCATTCGTTATCACCTGCAGCATCAGTTGGTTTGGATTCTACTTGGTGTTGGGATGCCAAATTAAATCCTAAAACTGCAGTTGTTCTTAAAAGTTGCTATGGAACAGATTACTTGTAGCCACTTGGTTTTTCAAGCAGTGAATGTGTGTTTGGATTACTGTAGGTGTATTGCCCAACATAAGGAAATTAGCCATGCTATTCTATTCTGCACCCATCGGTGGAGAAATAGGTAGAGTTGGCTAAACACTTGGCATTTCTTTATAATGGTacacatggttttttttttgtacaattTCTATTGCCCAACATGCTATTTCAGATGTTACTAAATTATCCTCATTGGCTCTTACTCCTATAACAAGATCTATTTCTCAAGAATTAATTGATTGCTCCCTTGGGACCCATGGCTGACCTCAGCCATCATAGCTAGGTTATTGTCTCTTGGCGTCCCCTGCAGCAAGGTTTCTTgacaattgattttgatggaggAACCAAAAAGGACAGGGCGGGCATTGGTCATATTATTTGTAATTACAGAGGAATTAGTGTACTTGCTGCAGGTTTTAGTTTATTTAAGCGCTCTGTTCCCCTAGG
Coding sequences within it:
- the LOC103716391 gene encoding E3 ubiquitin-protein ligase MPSR1-like produces the protein MAAESESEVGNAEQRVREAEAEAAGGGGRPRFHPIVVGVMRPPPPRDRGPAPPEGAADRIVLVNPLTQGMVVLQGNPELVAELLSGREDGGSPPASRASIEAMKTVEVGQEEEECPVCLDELAGAEAVVVKEMPCRHRFHGLCIEKWLGMHGSCPVCRFRMPAEEEGGSKKGGGGGGGGEEGEANGDRRRRREVWVTISFRRGESRDRHQVEAGDAVDMEAD